One genomic window of Meleagris gallopavo isolate NT-WF06-2002-E0010 breed Aviagen turkey brand Nicholas breeding stock chromosome 22, Turkey_5.1, whole genome shotgun sequence includes the following:
- the PIGT gene encoding GPI transamidase component PIG-T, producing the protein MPSGDAKRSSFTTHNPQQSLLLRPLPVGDVAAVFQFRTRWDADLQHGAVSHYRLFPKALGQLVAAHGVRELHLALTQGFWSTQSWGQPPLGAPAGAELWVWFQDTVPDVDKAWKELSNILSGIFCASLNFIDSTNTVTPTASFKPLGVANGTDHRLLRYAVLPREVVCTENLTPWKKLLPCGSKAGLAVLLKAERLFHSSYHSQAVHIRPICRDASCLAVSWELRQTLTVVFDSFTSGQGKKDWSLFKMFSRTLTDACPLASESKVYVDISPKNKEKELLEVTPTPTSVHEAIVQGDKTTYAVYDLLSPVLFNTSRSLNVQLKWKRPEDSSELSTPIMHAQRYVSGYGLQTGEISTLIYNTHPYRAFPVILLETVPWYLRLYVHTLTIITKGKENKPSYIHYQPAQDRKRPHLLEMLIQLPANSATKITIQFERALLKWTEYPPDPNHGFYVSSSVLSALVPSVIAMKDVNVEESPLFTSLFPSSDGSSYFLRLYTEPLLVNLPTPDFSMPYNVICLTCTVVAVCYGSFYNLLTRTFHVEEPSRGGLAKRLANVIRRLRGVPPI; encoded by the exons ATGCCCTCTGGGGATGCCAAGAGGTCCTCCTTCACCACACACAACCCACAGCAATCT CTGCTGCTGCGGCCTCTGCCCGTGGGGGACGTGGCCGCCGTTTTCCAGTTCCGCACGCGCTGGGACGCCGACCTGCAGCACGGGGCAG TCTCTCACTACAGGCTCTTCCCGAAGGCGCTTGGGCAGCTGGTGGCGGCACACGGCGTGCGGGAGCTGCACCTCGCCCTTACCCAGGGCTTCTGGAGTACCCAGAGCTGGGGGCAGCCGCCCCTGGGGGCCCCTGCTGGCGCTGAGCTCTGGGTCTGGTTCCAGGACACCGTCCCTGA TGTTGACAAAGCCTGGAAAGAACTGAGTAACATCCTCTCGGGAAtattctgtgcttctctgaACTTCATTGACTCCACCAACACAGTCACTCCAACAGCGTCCTTCAAACCCCTGGGTGTAGCCAATG GGACAGATCACCGTCTCCTGCGATATGCTGTCCTGCCCCGGGAGGTGGTCTGCACAGAGAACCTCACACCTTGGAAGAAGCTGCTGCCATGTGGCTCAAAG GCTGgtctggctgtgctgctcaAGGCTGAGCGGTTGTTCCACAGCAGCTACCATTCGCAGGCAGTGCACATCCGCCCCATCTGCCGG GATGCTTCCTGCCTGGCTGTTTCCTGGGAGCTCAGGCAGACACTCACTGTGGTCTTTGACAGCTTTACCAGTGGCCAAGGAAAGAAAG ATTGGTCCCTGTTTAAGATGTTCTCTCGCACCCTTACTGACGCGTGTCCTCTGGCATCAGAGAGCAAGGTCTACGTTGACATCTCTCCTAAGAACAAG GAAAAAGAGTTACTGGAAGTGACCCCCACACCAACATCTGTACACGAAGCAATTGTCCAAGGAGACAAGACAACCTATGCAGTCTATGAcctgctcagccctgtgctctTCAATACATCTCGTAGCCTCAATGTGCAGCTGAAGTGGAAGCGGCCTGAAGACAGCT cgGAACTGTCAACACCCATAATGCATGCTCAGCGCTATGTAAGTGGGTATGGGCTGCAGACTGGAGAAATCAGCACCCTCATCTACAACACTCACCCATACCGTGCTTTCCCTGTGATCCTGCTGGAGACTGTGCCATGGTATCTGCGACTCTATGTGCACACTCTGACTATCATAactaagggaaaagaaaacaagccaa GTTATATTCACTACCAGCCAGCCCAGGACCGGAAACGACCTCACCTCCTGGAAATGCTGATCCAGCTTCCAGCCAATTCTGCCACCAAGATCACAATCCAGTTTGAGAGGGCCTTACTGAAGTGGACAGAGTACCCGCCTGACCCTAATCATGGCTTCTATGTCAG TTCATCTGTACTTAGTGCCCTGGTGCCCAGTGTCATCGCAATGAAGGATGTGAATGTGGAGGAGAGCCCACTCTTCACCTCACT gTTTCCTTCCTCCGATGGCTCCAGCTATTTCTTGCGCCTGTACACGGAGCCACTGCTGGTGAACTTGCCAACACCAGACTTCAGCATGCCCTACAATGTCATTTGCCTGACATGCACGGTGGTGGCTGTGTGCTACGGCTCCTTCTACAACCTGCTAACTAGGACATTCCACGTGGAGGAGCCGAGCCGTGGAGGGCTGGCCAAGCGGCTGGCCAATGTCATCCGCAGGCTCAGGGGTGTGCCGCCTATCTGA